In Canis lupus familiaris isolate Mischka breed German Shepherd chromosome 5, alternate assembly UU_Cfam_GSD_1.0, whole genome shotgun sequence, a genomic segment contains:
- the CD3G gene encoding T-cell surface glycoprotein CD3 gamma chain, with the protein MELGKHLAGLILAVTLLQGATAQKEQGFPMIKVDGNREDGSVLLICDSQSKDIKWFEDGKERTLPKKDKKTLDLGSSMKDPQGIYQCQVAKNISKPLQVYYRMCQNCIELNAGTIIGFVFAEIISIFFLAVGVYFIAGQDGVRQSRASDKQTLLSNDQLYQPLRDRENDQYGHLQGKRLRKN; encoded by the exons GTGCTACAGCCCAGAAGGAACAAG GATTTCCCATGATAAAAGTAGATGGTAATCGAGAAGATGGTTCAGTACTTCTGATTTGTGACTCACAAAGCAAAGATATCAAATGGTTTGAAGACGGGAAGGAAAGAACTTTaccaaagaaagataaaaagacgTTGGATCTGGGAAGTAGTATGAAGGACCCTCAAGGGATATATCAGTGTCAAGTAGCAAAGAACATTTCAAAGCCACTCCAAGTATATTACAGAA TGTGTCAGAACTGCATTGAGCTGAATGCAGGCACTATAATCGGCTTTGTCTTCGCTGAAATCATCAGCATTTTCTTCCTTGCTGTTGGGGTTTACTTCATTGCTGGACAGGATGGAGTTCGCCAGTCAAGAG CCtcagacaagcagactctgttgtCCAATGACCAGCTTTACCAG CCCCTCAGGGATCGAGAAAATGACCAATATGGCCACCTTCAAGGAAAGCGACTGAGGAAAAATTGA